Proteins from a single region of Cryptococcus neoformans var. grubii H99 chromosome 5, complete sequence:
- a CDS encoding allantoinase, with product MPSQTILAPQAILPGDLRPQPATIIFDTDSGMITSVTPGIHKLDENANVWEIEQGKILLPGLIDTHVHLNQPGRTAWEGFRTGTLAAISGGITTLIDMPLNSIPPTTTLSGLATKRACAKEVGVSCDLGFWGGLVPGNEEELRGLWEAGVKGFKCFLIESGVDEFPCVGEQDIIKACDALKGTNALIMFHAELDAQAHAHAHADPHNTTDPSEYSTFLESRPQQWEISALQLILRIARSYPDLRFHIVHLSASDAVPLLQSAFSGDDALSGDDAEKALNGEPSSVSSPLKNLTVETCFHYLCLRDTDIPPNATQFKCCPPIRDESNRLKLVDALLDGTIQYVVSDHSPCVPELKRGDFMSAWGGVSGLGLGLSLLWTELGAGGRVELGRIVEWMGPVQARQVGLQGKKGVIQQGAAADFVVFDPNAEFEVTLETLRFKNKVSPYIGKRLRGLVEKTYVGGKLVWDNGRAGGAAVGRFV from the exons ATGCCCTCACAAACCATCCTCGCACCGCAAGCCATCCTCCCTGGCGACCTCCGCCCTCAACCCGCCACTATCATATTCGATACCGATTCCGGGATGATCACTTCCGTCACTCCTGGTATTCACAAACTCGATGAAAACGCCAATGTATGGGAGATTGAACAAGGGAAAATCTTGCTTCCCGGTCTTATCGA CACCCACGTCCACCTGAACCAACCGGGTCGTACCGCCTGGGAAGGTTTCCGTACCGGCACACTCGCCGCCATATCGGGCGGTATCACCACCCTGATCGACATGCCTCTCAACTCTATCCCACCTACCACCACCCTCTCCGGGCTCGCTACGAAAAGGGCGTGCGCCAAAGAGGTCGGGGTGAGCTGCGATTTGGGGTTTTGGGGTGGGCTCGTGCCGgggaatgaggaagagttgcGGGGGCTTTGGGAGGCGGGTGTGAAGGGGTTTAAATGTTTCTTGATCGAATCCGGTGTCGAC GAGTTTCCATGTGTTGGGGAACAAGATATTATCAAAGCGTGTGACGCGTTGAAA GGTACCAACGCCCTGATCATGTTCCACGCCGAACTCGACGCGCAGGCGCACGCGCACGCCCACGCTGACCCACACAACACCACTGACCCATCAGAATACTCTACATTCCTCGAATCCCGACCTCAACAATGGGAAATCTCTGCTCTCCAACTCATCCTGCGCATCGCGAGGTCGTACCCCGACTTGCGGTTCCATATCGTCCACCTGTCCGCTTCCGATGCCGTGCCTCTACTGCAATCTGCCTTTTCGGGTGACGACGCGTTGTCGGGCGACGACGCCGAAAAGGCATTAAACGGGGAACCGTCAAGCGTCTCATCACCATTAAAGAACCTGACAGTCGAGACGTGTTTCCACTACCTCTGTCTTCGCGACACGGACATTCCGCCAAACGCTACGCAATTCAAGTGCTGCCCGCCTATCCGGGACGAATCGAACCGCCTGAAATTAGTGGATGCGTTGTTGGACGGAACGATCCAATACGTCGTATCGGATCATTCGCCGTGTGTGCCGGAACTGAAAAGGGGGGATTTCATGTCTGCGTGGGGGGGCGTATCCGGTCTCGGGCTGGGTCTCTCGCTGCTCTGGACGGAGTTGGGGGCGGGCGGGAGAGTGGAGTTGGGGCGGATCGTAGAGTGGATGGGGCCGGTGCAAGCGAGGCAAGTGGGTCTacaagggaagaagggtgtgaTACAACAGGGGGCAGCGGCGGATTTTGTCGTGTTTGACCCGAATGCCGAGTTTGAGGTTACACTT GAGACATTACGGTTCAAGAACAAGGTATCGCCATACATCGGCAAGCGGCTGAGGGGGCTGGTGGAGAAGACGTACGTGGGGGGAAAGCTGGTGTGGGACAACGGCAGGGCGGGCGGCGCGGCGGTGGGGAGGTTTGTGTAG